Proteins encoded in a region of the Gemmobacter sp. 24YEA27 genome:
- a CDS encoding FUSC family protein, whose translation MDRLPLQFQRMMAAGRDALAAATAGAIAWLLASWLFGHTHPVFAMVTAIVCLAPGLPNHGRQATGIILGVTIGILVGEAALQLPVSGIEGPTTSLLRMIVAILLSMMVGASFGLPAVVPIQAGVSAVLVLAMGADSAGWHRMQDVIIGVGVGLFFSQVLLTPDPLRQIDRAMSELLTRIAGGLDLAAQALQDTTPRRAEIAQSHLSRVQETIGALQNGIDSARYEARWSLRGRIAANRVRREAERVEHDAIRLGASALLLGDALLVAMRNGNTPPAGLEANLRHLAASCRARMSGTAPPDAGVARTESSDSAWSAVLVQMRALGAILGAGPRLDQERGEAYQLPD comes from the coding sequence CCGGTGCGATTGCCTGGCTGCTGGCAAGCTGGCTGTTCGGCCATACCCATCCGGTTTTTGCCATGGTGACCGCAATTGTCTGCCTCGCGCCGGGCCTGCCCAATCACGGGCGGCAGGCGACCGGCATCATTCTGGGGGTGACCATCGGCATTCTCGTGGGCGAGGCGGCGCTGCAATTGCCTGTCTCGGGGATCGAGGGGCCGACCACGTCACTGTTGCGCATGATCGTGGCGATTCTGCTTTCGATGATGGTCGGCGCGTCCTTTGGGCTGCCGGCGGTGGTGCCGATCCAGGCCGGGGTTTCGGCGGTGCTGGTGCTGGCAATGGGGGCGGACAGCGCAGGCTGGCACCGGATGCAGGATGTGATCATCGGTGTGGGGGTCGGGCTTTTCTTCAGCCAGGTCCTGCTGACGCCAGACCCTTTGCGCCAGATCGACCGCGCCATGAGCGAATTGCTGACCCGGATCGCGGGCGGGCTCGACCTCGCGGCTCAGGCCTTGCAGGACACAACCCCGCGCCGTGCCGAGATCGCGCAAAGCCATCTGTCGCGCGTTCAGGAAACCATCGGCGCGCTGCAAAACGGCATCGACAGCGCCAGGTACGAGGCGCGCTGGTCGCTGCGGGGGCGCATCGCGGCCAATCGGGTGCGGCGCGAGGCGGAACGTGTTGAGCATGACGCGATCCGGCTGGGCGCCTCGGCACTGCTGCTGGGCGATGCGCTGCTGGTGGCGATGCGCAACGGAAACACACCCCCTGCCGGGCTGGAGGCGAACCTGCGCCACCTTGCTGCCAGCTGCCGCGCCCGGATGAGCGGCACCGCCCCGCCCGACGCAGGCGTCGCCAGGACAGAGAGCTCCGACAGCGCCTGGTCCGCCGTCCTTGTGCAAATGCGCGCATTGGGCGCCATCCTTGGTGCGGGGCCCCGGCTTGACCAGGAGCGGGGCGAGGCATATCAGTTACCTGACTAA
- a CDS encoding MarR family transcriptional regulator: MEPRPPTLDLLLYVMRELRRNYDARAEELGLTLARTRVLTSLSNMEGATQAELAQDLGIEAPTLKRQIDGLEKLGFIERRGMDGDARKRALFLTDKARSAGISRFVRAVRAELFEGITPEDLAATDRALQRMAVNTARIGEK, translated from the coding sequence ATGGAACCCCGGCCGCCGACCCTCGACCTCTTGCTCTATGTGATGCGCGAGCTGCGCCGCAATTACGACGCGCGCGCCGAAGAGCTGGGGCTGACGCTGGCCAGGACCCGGGTTCTGACCTCGCTTTCCAACATGGAAGGCGCCACCCAGGCCGAACTGGCCCAGGATCTGGGCATTGAGGCCCCCACGCTGAAACGTCAGATCGACGGGCTGGAAAAGCTTGGTTTCATCGAGCGGCGCGGCATGGATGGCGATGCCCGCAAGCGGGCGCTTTTCCTGACCGACAAAGCCCGCTCTGCCGGGATCTCGCGTTTCGTGCGCGCGGTGCGGGCCGAACTGTTCGAGGGCATCACGCCCGAAGATCTGGCGGCCACAGACCGCGCCTTGCAACGTATGGCGGTCAATACTGCCAGGATCGGTGAGAAGTGA